In one Nicotiana sylvestris chromosome 8, ASM39365v2, whole genome shotgun sequence genomic region, the following are encoded:
- the LOC138875440 gene encoding uncharacterized protein, whose product MTRMMIVENFLPHHFWAEAELWNGKKPNISYFHPFGCKCFVHNNGKDNQGKFDSKSDEGIFLSYSPSSRAYRVYNKRTLCIEESIHVVFIDTNPHPKNELVPEDEEISCALKSVIVGKDHQSESANQETQPAEAPSEDHDLSQLDQSTNMEKISK is encoded by the exons ATGACAAGAATGATGATAGTAGAAAATTTCTTACCTCACCATTTCTGGGCAGAAGCT GAACTATGGAATGGTAAGAAACCAAACATCAGCTACTTTCACCCTTTCGGATGCAAATGCTTTGTTCATAACAATGGTAAGGATAATCAGGGCAAGTTTGATTCAAAGAGTGATGAAGGTATATTTCTTAGTTACTCTCCCTCAAGTAGAGCTTATAGAGTTTACAATAAGAGAACCTTATGCATTGAAGAATCTATTCATGTTGTTTTTATTGATACTAACCCTCACCCAAAGAATGAACTTGTTCCTGAAGATGAGGAAATTTCGTGTGCTCTAAAATCTGTTATCGTAGGAAAAGATCATCAAAGTGAGTCAGCTAATCAAGAGACTCAACCAGCTGAAGCTCCTTCAGAAGATCATGACTTATCTCAACTAGATCAGTCGACTAACATGGAAAAGATCTCTAAGTGA